The Impatiens glandulifera chromosome 3, dImpGla2.1, whole genome shotgun sequence genome contains a region encoding:
- the LOC124931754 gene encoding serine/threonine protein phosphatase 2A 57 kDa regulatory subunit B' beta isoform-like: MFNKLMKRGQRKGSKSNGNNNDSAYGNRNSDLVWASNVVIKHASAPVSAKEQQFSGGGGATVVIPPGIIEPLPMFKDVPASERQNLFHRKVQICYFEFDFNDPSKMVKEKELKRHALEELVDYVQSGSGKITDVNQEEMVKMISLNIFRSLPPAFHENTGSENIEPEEDEPFLDPSWMHLHIVYELLLRYIVSSDTDTKIAKRYINHSFVLKLVGLFDSEDPRERDCLKSVLHRIYGKFMVHRPFIRKTITNIFYRFIYETQRHNGIGELLEILGSIINGFALPMKEEHKLFLVRALIPLHKPKSVTLYHHQLSYCILQFVEKDCKLADTVIRGLLKYWPVINCQKETLLLGELEEVLEATQSSDFQRCMVPLFKQIARCLNSSHFQVAERALLFWNNEHIVTLIEQNRRVILPIIFEAMEKNVRSHWNQAVHVLTVNVRKMFLDMDAELFEDCQKQYEVKENMAEEMKERRQLIWLRLEAAGDRRDGE, from the exons atgtttaacaaatTAATGAAGCGTGGCCAACGCAAAGGCTCCAAATCAAACGGTAATAATAATGATTCGGCTTATGGTAATCGGAATTCCGATTTGGTTTGGGCTTCTAACGTTGTTATTAAGCACGCATCTGCACCCGTCTCCGCTAAGGAACAACAGTTCAGTGGAGGTGGTGGAGCTACTGTAGTGATTCCTCCGGGGATCATTGAACCTCTACCTATGTTTAAGGATGTTCCTGCGTCGGAGCGGCAGAATTTATTTCATCGGAAGGTTCAGATTTGTTactttgaatttgatttcaatgATCCTTCAAAGATGGTTAAAGAAAAGGAACTGAAAAGACATGCTCTTGAAGAGCTTGTTGATTATGTACAGTCTGGTTCAGGGAAAATTACGGATGTTAAtcaagaagaaatggtgaagatgatTTCTTTGAATATATTCCGTAGTTTACCACCAGCTTTTCATGAAAATACTGGTTCTGAAAACATTGAGCCTGAAGAAGATGAACCCTTTCTTGATCCATCTTGGATGCATTTACATATTGTGTATGAACTTCTACTCAGATACATTGTTTCTTCTGATACCGATACGAAGATTGCCAAACGATACATAAACCATTCGTTTGTTCTGAAACTAGTTGGTCTTTTCGATAGCGAAGATCCACGAGAGCGTGACTGTTTAAAATCTGTCCTCCATCGAATCTATGGGAAATTCATGGTTCATCGCCCGTTTATCAGGAAGACTATAACAAACATCTTCTATCGATTTATATATGAAACACAGAGACACAATGGTATTGGCGAGCTTCTTGAGATCCTTGGAAGTATTATAAACGGTTTTGCATTGCCGatgaaagaagaacacaaaTTGTTCCTTGTTCGAGCTCTAATACCTCTCCACAAACCGAAATCTGTCACATTATATCATCATCAGCTTTCTTACTGCATTCTTCAGTTCGTTGAGAAGGATTGTAAACTTGCTGACACTGTTATAAGGGGTTTGTTGAAATATTGGCCTGTCATCAATTGCCAAAAGGAAACCCTTTTGCTTGGAGAGCTTGAGGAAGTGTTGGAGGCTACACAGTCTTCGGATTTCCAACGTTGtatggttccacttttcaaacaGATTGCTCGATGTCTCAACAGCTCTCATTTTCAG GTTGCTGAAAGAGCGCTCTTGTTTTGGAACAACGAGCATATAGTTACATTGATTGAACAGAACCGGAGGGTAATATTGCCGATTATTTTTGAGGCGATGGAGAAAAATGTTCGATCACATTGGAATCAGGCTGTTCATGTACTAACAGTTAATGTAAGGAAAATGTTCTTAGACATGG